The nucleotide window ATTATATTTTCTCCTGAAGAAAGTACCGAAAATACTGAAAAAATCCATGTGAAAATAGATTTTACGGACATTAATATCTGGAAAATGATAATGTTTTTCGGAGTACAGTCGGGTATATTTTACGGCTTTTCGGCATGGCTTATACCGTTTTTAAAAGATAGAGGAATAAAAGAAGAATACACAATTTCCTTACTTACTTTTTATGTGGCGATGCAAATGGCATTCGGATTTATTATTCCCGTGCTGATGCACAAAATAGGAAGTGCAAGAAAATGGGGAACTTTCAGTGCAGGGTCCATGGCATTGGGCTCTTTGATACCTGTTTTATTTGAAACAAATATTATAACAGCTATAATAATAATTACTCTCATGTCCATAGGACTTGGAGGCTCCTTCCCTATTGCGATGATATTGCCTCTGGAATATTCGGAAAATTCAGAAGAAGCAGGAGTTATAACAGGAGTAGTTCAGGCGATCGGTTATGTACTTGGAGGTATTATGCCTTTAGTATTCGGATATGTAGTAGACAAGACGAAAAATTATGATAACCTGTTTTACCAAATGGTAATAGGAAGTGTTATTTTAGTAATTATAGGAATGAGTAAAATACACAGAAAAAATGCGGTTAATCAATAGATGTTATTTTAAAAATATGGAGGAAATATGAACATTGATTTTTTAAATTTATTATCAGAAAAACTGAATGTGGGCTCAATGAGAAGTATCTACTTGAGTGCAATGCCCGGAAGATATAGGGCAAGAATGGATTTGTCGGAACTGGATAAAATAAACAGTAATTTTTCCAAAGTTTTTTTTGAAAATTTATTCAGCAAAGATACTTTTAATGTAAAGATTAAATTGACCAATGATGAGAAAAATGAAACTGTTGAAAGAAAAATACAATATCTGTTCAATGAAAATATGAATATGTTCAGAGAAGAAGGGATCAGCAGTTTTGCGTTAGGTTATCCTATTCTTGTAAAGCAGAATAATAAAACAAAATCAGTGATGAAATCTCCTTTATTTATATGGAAACTCGATATAAAAAGATCAAAAACGGATATGAATGAATTTATCATTTCAAGAGAAGAAAATTCTGAAGTTGAAATTAATAAAGTTTTGCTTATACAACTTCTTTCCGATGATAAAATAAGTCTGTCTGATGTTTATTCGGACGAAATTGAAGAAAATGAGAAATCTGTATTGACTTTTGAAGAAATAAAAAAAATAATCGAAAAAATAAATGAAAAGCTGAAAATAGACTTTTCGGAAGAATTCAAACTGGAAAAATTTCCTGAAAAAGCCGAGGAGATTGATAAAAAAGGGATAGAAAAACCTTTTATATTTTATGGAGGAATATTGGGGCTTTTTAAAAGACAGAACGAGGGGATAATTCAGGATTTTAACGATTTGAGAGAAAATTTCAATAAATTCAAGTTTAATGTATCCGACAGAGATGATTTTCAGATGACAAATAAAAACAGCTCGGTTTCAACAGATCCGAGTCAGCAGAATGTTGTGGAAACTCTTACAAATACCCAGTATAAGATAATACAGGGACCTCCGGGAACGGGAAAAAGTCAAACTTTGACTGCGATTATAACAAATGCTCTTGAAAATGGTGCAAATATACTGGTCGTATGTGAGAAAAAGACTGCCCTTGATGTTATTTACGAAAAACTGGCAGAGTTGGGACTGGGGGATTTGACAGCAATGCTCAATGATCCTGCTGCAGACAGAAAAGCTATAGTTAAAAGAGTAAGAGATTTGGAAGAAAAATTCCCTAAAACAGAGCAGTACGATGAGCAGAAATATGAATATACTGTCAACAGCTATAAAGATCTGAAAAATAAATATAACGAACATCAGAATTTACTGAAAAAACCTTTAAAATCAGATGATTCTTCCAGTATAAACGATACCGCAATAAAATATCTGGAAGATAAAAACTATAGTGATTATTACTATGTGGACACGACAAAGAACGACATAAACAGTATTTATAAAATTTTGGACAGAATAGATAATCTTTTGTCAAAAATAGGTAATATTTCCAATATTCAGAAATTTGAAAATATTTATAACGAGAAATTAGGGCAAATTTCTTCTTATGAAATATTTTTCAGTGAAACGTCGGACACTTTGGAAAATCTTAAAAAGTTGATTTCTATTGTGGAGCAGAATTTAGAAAAATACGGTGATGAATTTAAAAATTCATACGGAGCAAATAAACTTAAAGTATCTGTATTTTCTATATTCAATGCCAAAATAAGAGAAATAAAAAATGCATGGAATGATATTTATTCGGATTCACAAAAAGTCCGAAATTATAACGGAAAATATATAAATAAAAGATTTTCGGAGCATGATTACGGAGTTTATTTAAAGGAACTGAAAGAGTTTTCGGACATGCTGAATGAAATAATAAATAACAGAAAAGAATTCATAAGTTTTATAGACGAAAAGAAAAATGACAGTATTTCCAAAGAAGATGAAGCATTTATAAATAACTTTATAAAATATTCGGAAGAAAAAGGGATAAATGATAAGCCTGAATTTTTAACAACATCTTATTATTATTCGTTATTACAGAATAGCGATTTGAAAAATCAAAGATACAAAGATTTCGGAATAAATATACCGAAATTAATCGAAAATGATAAATATATTACTGAAAATCAAAGATACAGAATTAAAAAATACTGGAATGATATAAGAAAAAGAGCATTGAGCAATATGGGAACAGGCGAAAATATAAAAATGCTTTATAATTTGAGAAAAAATGCCAAATATGGAAAAATCAATACACTGAGAGAAATAGTGGCAACGAATGTTAATTTTTTCAAAGATATGTTTCCGATAATTATGACTGATCCGAATACATGCAGTGCTGTTTTCCCTTTACAGGAAGGAATTTTCGATCTGGTTGTTTTTGATGAAGCGAGTCAGTTGAAACTCGAAGAAGTCTTACCTTCAATGATGAGAGGAAAATATAAGATTGTTTCAGGGGATATTCATCAAATGCCGCCTTCAAATTATTTCGGGGCGGAAACGGAACAGACCGGATTGACAGAAAATAAAGAAATAGACGAAGAAACGTTGTTTTTGTCGGATAGTAAATCTTTGCTTGATTATGTAAATAATTTAAAAGATGACGTTATTATGTCGTATTTGGATTTTCATTACAGATCAAAGCATCCTAAACTGATTAATTTTTCCAATGCTGCTTTTTATGAATCAAGACTCGTTCCGATGCCTGAAAAAAAAGAATACATTCCGATAGAATATTTTAAAGTGGACGGAATATATAAGGCAAGAAAAAATGATGACGAAGCTGATAAAATTGTAGAATATATATTCGGAGAGAAAGTACTTATAGACGGGAAATTGCCGAGTGTAGGAATTGTTACGTTAAATCTGGAACAGAAAAATAACATAGTCAATAAAATAAACAACTATCTGAGAAAAAATGATAATGAAGAAACGAAAAACAGATATAATCAGCTTCTTGAAAATAATATGTTTGTCAAAAATCTGGAAAATGTTCAGGGAGATGAAAGGGATATAATGCTCCTTTCGACTACTTTCGGTAAAAGTGAAGAAGGTAAATTTATTCAAAATTTCGGACCGTTGAATAATCAGAATAAAGGGTATAAACTGCTGAACGTGCTTATAACAAGAGCAAAATACAGATTTTCCGTGTTTACTTCCATTCCTGATGAAAACATAAACAGTTGGGAAAATGAAGTTATTAAAAATGGAAATAACGGAAGAGGAATATTTTACGCATATCTTGCTTATGCAAAAGCCGTTTCTGAAAATGACAGAGAAGCGGAAAGCAGAATTTTGGAAGTTTTATCGGGAGATAAAATGAAAAATACAAATATTCTTTATGAAAAAATAGAAGATACAGATAAAAAAATTATTGAGATTATAAAAAATGAAATAAAAGTCGGAGAAAATGATGAAATAGTGAAAAACTATAAAATCGGAGGATTTACTCTGGAGTATGCAGTTAAAGATAAAAATGATGAAAAAGCAAAAATACTTATAGATTTGAACAGTGTAAATAATTTTTCAGGGAATACCGCTTATAAATCAATAATTTACAGAAAAAATATGTTTGAAAATATGGGATACGAGTATAAGTTGCTTGATATGGCAAGTTATATATAATTCGGAGGTTTTTATATGAAAAGAAATGTATTTATTACAGGAGCTTCAAGCGGAATAGGGAAAGCAATCACTTATGCTTTCGGTAAAAACGGAGATAATCTTATACTGTGTGCAAGAAGGCTTGAAAAACTTGAGGAAATCAAAAAAGATATTGAAAGTAAATACGATGTGAAAGTTGATATTTATAAACTTGATGTTACAGTTTATGAGGAAGTTGTTTCTGTTGTGAAAGAGGCTGTAAACAGAAACATACATATTGATGTGTTGATTAATAATGCCGGACTTGCATTGGGATTGGATAAATTTCAGGATTACAGTATAAGTGATATGGAAATAATGCTGAATACCAATGTAAAAGGGCTTTTGTATGTGACAAGAGAAATAATACCGAATATGATTTCGCAAAATTCAGGTCATATAATAAACATAGGCTCTACTGCAGGCATGTACTCTTATGCAAACGGAGCGGTTTACTGTGCTACAAAAGTTGCAGTGAGATTTTTAAGTGACGGAATAAGAATAGATACAATAGATAAAAATATAAAAGTAACAACAATACAGCCGGGAATTGTGGAAACTGATTTCAGCGAAGTCAGATTTTACGGGGATAAAGAAAAAGCCGGCAATGTGTATAAAGGTGTAGAGGCATTGAAACCTGAAGATATAGCGGATATAGTACTATATTCGGCAAATCA belongs to Pseudoleptotrichia goodfellowii and includes:
- a CDS encoding MFS transporter, whose amino-acid sequence is MKKFNYSYALLIFIVAFNLRLGISSVPPIQLIIQESLKLSNLEVSLLTGMPVICMGIFAFLVGKVQEKYGMRKSIFALLLVLGIGTLARGFVNDYVFLLITTFCIGFSIAIIGPLLSGFIKKEFPDHGSILIGIYSSAMGIGSLVVSNTTKGITDLWNWQWGLAVWGIISIAAGIVWIIFSPEESTENTEKIHVKIDFTDINIWKMIMFFGVQSGIFYGFSAWLIPFLKDRGIKEEYTISLLTFYVAMQMAFGFIIPVLMHKIGSARKWGTFSAGSMALGSLIPVLFETNIITAIIIITLMSIGLGGSFPIAMILPLEYSENSEEAGVITGVVQAIGYVLGGIMPLVFGYVVDKTKNYDNLFYQMVIGSVILVIIGMSKIHRKNAVNQ
- a CDS encoding AAA domain-containing protein: MNIDFLNLLSEKLNVGSMRSIYLSAMPGRYRARMDLSELDKINSNFSKVFFENLFSKDTFNVKIKLTNDEKNETVERKIQYLFNENMNMFREEGISSFALGYPILVKQNNKTKSVMKSPLFIWKLDIKRSKTDMNEFIISREENSEVEINKVLLIQLLSDDKISLSDVYSDEIEENEKSVLTFEEIKKIIEKINEKLKIDFSEEFKLEKFPEKAEEIDKKGIEKPFIFYGGILGLFKRQNEGIIQDFNDLRENFNKFKFNVSDRDDFQMTNKNSSVSTDPSQQNVVETLTNTQYKIIQGPPGTGKSQTLTAIITNALENGANILVVCEKKTALDVIYEKLAELGLGDLTAMLNDPAADRKAIVKRVRDLEEKFPKTEQYDEQKYEYTVNSYKDLKNKYNEHQNLLKKPLKSDDSSSINDTAIKYLEDKNYSDYYYVDTTKNDINSIYKILDRIDNLLSKIGNISNIQKFENIYNEKLGQISSYEIFFSETSDTLENLKKLISIVEQNLEKYGDEFKNSYGANKLKVSVFSIFNAKIREIKNAWNDIYSDSQKVRNYNGKYINKRFSEHDYGVYLKELKEFSDMLNEIINNRKEFISFIDEKKNDSISKEDEAFINNFIKYSEEKGINDKPEFLTTSYYYSLLQNSDLKNQRYKDFGINIPKLIENDKYITENQRYRIKKYWNDIRKRALSNMGTGENIKMLYNLRKNAKYGKINTLREIVATNVNFFKDMFPIIMTDPNTCSAVFPLQEGIFDLVVFDEASQLKLEEVLPSMMRGKYKIVSGDIHQMPPSNYFGAETEQTGLTENKEIDEETLFLSDSKSLLDYVNNLKDDVIMSYLDFHYRSKHPKLINFSNAAFYESRLVPMPEKKEYIPIEYFKVDGIYKARKNDDEADKIVEYIFGEKVLIDGKLPSVGIVTLNLEQKNNIVNKINNYLRKNDNEETKNRYNQLLENNMFVKNLENVQGDERDIMLLSTTFGKSEEGKFIQNFGPLNNQNKGYKLLNVLITRAKYRFSVFTSIPDENINSWENEVIKNGNNGRGIFYAYLAYAKAVSENDREAESRILEVLSGDKMKNTNILYEKIEDTDKKIIEIIKNEIKVGENDEIVKNYKIGGFTLEYAVKDKNDEKAKILIDLNSVNNFSGNTAYKSIIYRKNMFENMGYEYKLLDMASYI
- a CDS encoding SDR family NAD(P)-dependent oxidoreductase, with product MKRNVFITGASSGIGKAITYAFGKNGDNLILCARRLEKLEEIKKDIESKYDVKVDIYKLDVTVYEEVVSVVKEAVNRNIHIDVLINNAGLALGLDKFQDYSISDMEIMLNTNVKGLLYVTREIIPNMISQNSGHIINIGSTAGMYSYANGAVYCATKVAVRFLSDGIRIDTIDKNIKVTTIQPGIVETDFSEVRFYGDKEKAGNVYKGVEALKPEDIADIVLYSANQPKHVQISDITIMATKQATGFNVHRE